Proteins encoded by one window of Kribbella italica:
- the galK gene encoding galactokinase, with translation MSSFEEVFGTTPDGAWRAPGRVNLIGEHTDYNDGLVLPIALPNEISVTASARDDGIVAVSSNGQQAVIEFALDSLTPGSVTDWATYPAGMAWILRESGYAIGGANLFVDSDLPTGAGLSSSAALLCATGVALLGLRGIEVDPAEVARLAQKAENQYVGAPVGLMDQMASMCCTAGHALYFDIRAMSTTQIPFDPEADGLTLLVIDVKAPHRHVDGEYAARRKSCENAAAALGVPALRSIALADLDDALSRLSDDVDRRRVRHVVTEIDRVEQAVALMHAGRLRDVGPLFTASHASLRDDFEITVPELDVAVDTALAAGALGARMTGGGFGGCIIALVETTKADETFKAIEKAFADHGFRTPTSLAATPSPGASKLS, from the coding sequence GTGAGTAGCTTCGAAGAGGTCTTCGGTACGACGCCGGACGGCGCCTGGCGGGCTCCCGGCCGGGTCAACCTGATCGGCGAGCACACCGACTACAACGACGGCCTGGTGCTGCCGATCGCGTTGCCGAACGAGATCTCGGTCACGGCGTCGGCGCGGGACGACGGCATCGTCGCGGTCTCGTCGAACGGGCAGCAAGCGGTCATCGAGTTCGCCCTCGACTCACTGACGCCCGGATCGGTCACCGACTGGGCGACGTACCCGGCGGGCATGGCGTGGATCCTGCGCGAGTCCGGCTACGCGATCGGCGGCGCGAACCTGTTCGTCGACTCCGACCTGCCGACCGGCGCCGGCCTGTCGTCGTCGGCCGCGCTGCTCTGCGCGACCGGTGTCGCCCTGCTGGGCCTGCGCGGCATCGAGGTCGACCCGGCGGAGGTCGCGCGGCTGGCGCAGAAGGCCGAGAACCAGTACGTCGGTGCGCCGGTCGGGCTGATGGACCAGATGGCGTCGATGTGCTGCACCGCCGGGCACGCGCTGTACTTCGACATCCGCGCGATGTCGACGACGCAGATCCCGTTCGACCCCGAGGCCGACGGGCTCACGCTGCTGGTGATCGATGTGAAGGCACCGCACCGGCACGTCGACGGCGAGTACGCCGCACGACGCAAGAGCTGCGAGAACGCGGCCGCCGCGCTCGGCGTACCGGCTCTGCGGTCGATCGCCCTGGCCGACCTCGACGACGCCCTGTCGCGGCTGTCCGACGACGTCGACCGCCGGCGGGTCCGGCACGTGGTGACCGAGATCGACCGCGTCGAGCAGGCCGTCGCCCTGATGCACGCCGGCCGCCTGCGCGACGTCGGCCCGCTGTTCACGGCGTCGCACGCCTCCCTCCGCGACGACTTCGAGATCACCGTGCCGGAACTCGACGTAGCCGTCGACACCGCCCTGGCCGCAGGCGCCCTCGGCGCGCGGATGACGGGCGGCGGCTTCGGCGGCTGCATCATCGCGCTGGTCGAGACCACCAAGGCGGACGAAACCTTCAAGGCGATCGAGAAGGCCTTCGCCGACCACGGCTTCCGGACACCGACGTCGCTGGCAGCAACTCCGTCGCCTGGTGCTTCCAAGCTCTCTTAG
- a CDS encoding CAP domain-containing protein produces the protein MTDSPTPGRHRSRRAARKRSRGLIGPVVSALSVLLAIGPVVYLMSHRDGSDVADGQTKVLNVSEDNAGPAAVDDSSAPGKPGKPLVTVTKTLPNGVTTTIAPTGTPALGSAESTTTSTATTAPSTVVTSAPGGVVTVTVKPSGRPTIAGDSAKPKPKPSTTKSTTKTPRPPTTTQTTPDDPPPPPSGGGGTSAIERDVLDLTNAARRNQGCRPLQLDDSLVEAAGRHASDMVRRHYMDHTNPDGQDPGDRISAAGFRGNGWGENIAAGYSTAQRVFNAWMNSDGHRANILNCKFNRIGIGYDEGQVKSEWGPGSWVQDFGKVSS, from the coding sequence ATGACGGACTCGCCAACCCCTGGGCGACACCGGAGCAGAAGAGCAGCGCGCAAACGCAGCCGAGGCCTGATCGGCCCGGTCGTGAGTGCCCTGTCGGTGTTGCTGGCCATCGGACCCGTGGTCTACCTGATGTCGCACCGCGACGGCTCGGACGTCGCCGACGGGCAGACCAAGGTCCTCAACGTCTCCGAGGACAACGCCGGCCCCGCGGCCGTCGACGACAGTTCCGCACCGGGCAAGCCCGGCAAGCCGCTGGTCACCGTCACCAAGACCCTGCCGAACGGCGTCACCACCACGATCGCCCCGACCGGTACGCCGGCGCTGGGATCGGCCGAGTCGACCACCACGTCGACGGCCACCACCGCGCCGAGCACCGTGGTCACCTCCGCGCCGGGCGGCGTCGTCACGGTGACGGTCAAGCCGAGCGGCCGGCCGACGATCGCCGGCGACAGCGCGAAGCCGAAGCCGAAGCCGTCGACCACGAAGTCGACCACCAAGACCCCACGGCCGCCGACGACGACCCAGACGACGCCGGACGACCCGCCGCCGCCCCCGTCGGGTGGTGGCGGCACCAGCGCGATCGAGCGCGACGTACTGGACCTGACCAATGCCGCCCGCCGCAACCAGGGCTGCCGCCCGCTCCAGCTGGACGACAGCCTGGTCGAGGCAGCCGGCCGGCACGCGTCGGACATGGTCCGCCGGCACTACATGGACCACACCAACCCTGACGGCCAGGACCCGGGCGACCGGATCTCGGCGGCCGGATTCCGCGGCAACGGCTGGGGCGAGAACATCGCCGCCGGCTACAGCACCGCGCAGCGCGTGTTCAACGCCTGGATGAACAGCGACGGGCACCGGGCCAACATCCTGAACTGCAAGTTCAACCGGATCGGCATCGGGTACGACGAGGGCCAGGTCAAGTCGGAGTGGGGCCCGGGCAGCTGGGTCCAGGACTTCGGCAAGGTCAGCAGCTGA
- a CDS encoding CAP domain-containing protein — MSNTQYDEFPGHQGPRRAKRRGVAGPVLAALVVLGLVAGGGWYFTRDGKDAAPTSQDEPLTAVTSGTPPAGDATPTPTPSATPTPTPTATPSKTPSKTPSATPTPTRSTTAPSRGTTRTPKPSPKPTKSSPKPSHSSTPKPTTTKPAPVGGTMENQVLQLTNNERQKAGCGPLRTNSALARAAEDHAADMVDNHYFDHNSQDGRSPFDRMKTAGFKGGSMAENIAVGYSSAAAVVKGWMNSEGHRKNMLNCSYSMIGIGYDNGQVKPDWGNGSWVQDFGG, encoded by the coding sequence GTGTCCAACACTCAGTACGACGAATTCCCTGGCCACCAAGGTCCTCGGCGCGCGAAACGACGTGGTGTCGCCGGACCTGTGCTCGCGGCTCTCGTCGTCCTCGGGCTGGTCGCGGGTGGCGGGTGGTACTTCACCCGGGACGGCAAGGACGCCGCGCCCACCAGCCAGGACGAGCCGCTGACCGCCGTCACCTCCGGCACCCCGCCCGCCGGCGACGCGACGCCCACGCCGACTCCGAGCGCGACCCCGACGCCGACACCGACGGCCACGCCGAGCAAGACGCCGTCGAAGACGCCGAGCGCGACGCCCACGCCGACCCGGTCGACCACGGCGCCGAGCCGCGGCACCACGCGGACGCCGAAGCCGTCGCCCAAGCCGACGAAGTCGTCGCCGAAGCCGAGCCACTCCAGTACGCCGAAGCCGACCACGACCAAGCCGGCTCCGGTCGGCGGCACGATGGAGAACCAGGTCCTGCAGCTCACGAACAACGAGCGCCAGAAGGCCGGCTGCGGGCCGCTGCGGACGAACAGCGCGCTGGCCCGGGCGGCCGAGGACCACGCCGCCGACATGGTCGACAACCACTACTTCGACCACAACAGCCAGGACGGCCGCAGCCCGTTCGACCGGATGAAGACCGCCGGGTTCAAGGGCGGTTCGATGGCCGAGAACATCGCCGTCGGCTACAGCTCCGCGGCGGCCGTGGTGAAGGGCTGGATGAACAGCGAGGGCCACCGCAAGAACATGCTCAACTGCAGCTACTCGATGATCGGGATCGGCTACGACAACGGCCAGGTCAAGCCCGACTGGGGCAACGGGAGCTGGGTGCAGGACTTCGGCGGCTGA
- a CDS encoding DeoR family transcriptional regulator has product MNAAGNAEPTRGRGGQLAAQRQATIVAEVNSRGAVTVAELVDRFGVSDMTIRRDLDALDSSGLLHKVHGGATSVGLRSAHEPGFDAKLTQESGAKQAIAAEAARRVRPDSAIGIGAGTTTYALARQLLRVENLTVVTNSARIADVFHGNGRSDRTVVLIGGIRTPSDALVGPIATAALQSLHLDMLFLGAHGVDAEHGLSTPNLMEAETNRSFIAASREVVLVADHTKWGTVGLSTFATWNDLDVIVTDTGLTQSARKSMRDTGCELVLATS; this is encoded by the coding sequence GTGAACGCTGCCGGAAACGCCGAACCGACCCGCGGCCGGGGCGGTCAGCTGGCTGCCCAGCGGCAGGCCACGATCGTTGCCGAGGTCAACAGCCGGGGCGCGGTCACGGTCGCCGAACTGGTCGATCGCTTCGGGGTCTCGGACATGACGATCCGCCGCGACCTGGACGCGCTGGACTCCAGCGGCCTGCTGCACAAGGTGCACGGCGGTGCGACGTCGGTCGGGCTGCGCAGCGCGCACGAGCCCGGGTTCGACGCGAAGCTCACGCAGGAGTCGGGCGCCAAGCAGGCGATCGCTGCGGAGGCCGCGCGGCGCGTTCGGCCGGACAGTGCGATCGGCATCGGAGCCGGTACGACGACGTACGCGCTGGCGCGTCAGCTGCTGCGCGTGGAGAACCTGACCGTCGTGACCAACTCGGCACGGATCGCCGACGTCTTCCACGGCAACGGCCGATCGGACCGGACGGTCGTGCTGATCGGCGGGATCCGTACGCCGTCGGACGCGCTGGTCGGGCCGATCGCGACGGCCGCGCTGCAGTCGCTGCACCTGGACATGCTGTTCCTCGGCGCGCACGGCGTCGATGCCGAGCACGGTCTCAGTACGCCGAACCTGATGGAGGCCGAGACGAACCGGTCGTTCATCGCCGCCAGCCGCGAGGTCGTGCTGGTCGCCGACCACACCAAGTGGGGCACGGTCGGTCTAAGCACGTTCGCCACCTGGAACGACCTGGACGTCATCGTCACCGACACCGGGCTCACCCAATCAGCCCGCAAGTCCATGCGAGACACGGGCTGCGAACTGGTGCTCGCTACTTCCTAA
- a CDS encoding hemolysin family protein, with the protein MNETLLNIVLIFVFVLIGGVFAAAEMALVSLRESQIKSIATRGRRGETVARVAANPNRFLSAVQIGVTLMGFLSAAFGGATLADGLAPHLQDLGLPESVASTVALVLITVAISYVSIVIGELAAKRLALQRAETFALGLAPLVDRIASAVRPVIWLLSRSTDLVVRALGGDPNANREVMTDEELRDLVSGHESLGEEERRIVDDVFEAGSRQLRELMLPRTEVDFVDAEMPAYKAVKFAAERPHSRYPVMNGSADDIVGFVHVRDLFDPAVASRSVRVGDLARDVLMLPDTAKLLPTLTEMRRRSTHLAIVLDEYGGTAGIVTLEDLVEELIGDIKDEYDEEVGETTRLRSGDVEVDGLLNLDDFADETGVELPDGPYETVAGFLAAQLGRVPAVGDEGAVDGYNITVTEMDGRRVARVRVHRVAATEEVS; encoded by the coding sequence ATGAACGAGACCCTGCTCAACATCGTTTTGATCTTCGTCTTCGTGCTGATCGGTGGTGTGTTCGCCGCCGCCGAGATGGCCCTGGTCTCCCTTCGGGAGAGCCAGATCAAGTCGATCGCCACCCGAGGCCGGCGCGGCGAGACCGTCGCCCGGGTCGCCGCGAATCCCAACCGTTTCCTGTCCGCCGTGCAGATCGGCGTCACCCTGATGGGCTTCCTGTCCGCCGCCTTCGGTGGCGCGACACTGGCCGACGGGCTGGCTCCGCACCTGCAGGACCTCGGCCTGCCCGAGTCCGTGGCGAGCACCGTCGCCCTGGTCCTGATCACGGTGGCCATCTCCTACGTGTCGATCGTGATCGGCGAGCTGGCGGCCAAACGGCTCGCGCTGCAGCGCGCCGAGACGTTCGCGCTCGGCCTGGCGCCGCTGGTCGACCGGATCGCCTCGGCCGTCCGGCCGGTGATCTGGCTGCTGTCCCGGTCGACGGACCTGGTGGTCCGCGCGCTCGGCGGCGACCCCAACGCCAACCGTGAGGTGATGACCGACGAGGAGCTGCGTGACCTCGTGTCGGGTCACGAGTCGCTCGGCGAGGAGGAACGCCGGATCGTCGACGACGTCTTCGAGGCCGGCAGCCGGCAGCTGCGCGAGCTGATGCTGCCGCGGACCGAGGTGGACTTCGTCGACGCCGAGATGCCGGCGTACAAGGCGGTCAAGTTCGCCGCCGAGCGGCCGCACTCGCGCTACCCGGTGATGAACGGCTCGGCCGACGACATCGTCGGGTTCGTGCACGTGCGGGACCTGTTCGACCCGGCGGTCGCGTCGCGGTCGGTCCGGGTCGGCGACCTCGCGCGCGACGTCCTGATGCTGCCGGACACCGCGAAGCTGCTGCCGACGCTGACCGAGATGCGCCGCCGCTCGACGCACCTGGCGATCGTGCTCGACGAGTACGGCGGCACCGCCGGCATCGTCACGCTCGAGGACCTGGTCGAGGAGCTGATCGGCGACATCAAGGACGAGTACGACGAGGAGGTGGGCGAGACCACCCGCCTGCGCAGCGGTGACGTCGAGGTCGACGGGCTGCTCAACCTCGACGACTTCGCCGACGAGACCGGCGTCGAGCTGCCCGACGGCCCGTACGAGACGGTCGCCGGCTTCCTCGCCGCCCAGCTCGGCCGTGTTCCCGCGGTCGGCGACGAAGGCGCCGTCGACGGCTACAACATCACCGTCACCGAGATGGACGGCCGCCGGGTGGCCCGGGTCCGGGTCCACCGGGTCGCGGCCACCGAAGAGGTCAGCTAG
- a CDS encoding NAD-dependent epimerase/dehydratase family protein, whose amino-acid sequence MHVVVGAGPVGTAVARLLVDRGEEVKLVTRSGSGPDHPALTKVAADASDPAALSAIVAGASTLVSAGGPPYPQWVSQWPALGASLIAAAEQTGAVLVTTGNLYPYGAPDGPMREQDPDRPNSAKGEVRAKVWADALAAHRAGRIRTAEVRGSDYLGAGALSFFTVAVLPGVLKGKQVAVPADLDAPHSWTAVDDVARTLLAVADDENAWGRTWLVPTAPPVSIRDLAAHAARLAGLPAARVTEMPGAVLWLGGLFNPQAKEIRELQYQFRAPFVLDSTQAEEAFGIRPVPTEDALRATVEAARGGS is encoded by the coding sequence ATGCACGTGGTCGTCGGCGCAGGGCCAGTAGGTACGGCGGTCGCGCGGTTGCTCGTCGACCGCGGCGAAGAGGTCAAGCTCGTCACCCGCTCCGGCAGCGGACCCGATCACCCAGCACTCACCAAGGTGGCCGCGGACGCGTCCGACCCCGCGGCGCTGAGCGCGATCGTGGCCGGCGCGAGCACGTTGGTGAGTGCTGGCGGTCCGCCGTACCCGCAGTGGGTCTCGCAGTGGCCGGCGCTCGGCGCCTCACTGATCGCGGCGGCCGAGCAGACCGGCGCCGTACTGGTCACGACCGGAAACCTCTACCCGTACGGCGCTCCGGACGGGCCGATGCGCGAGCAGGACCCGGACCGGCCGAACTCGGCCAAGGGCGAGGTCCGCGCGAAGGTCTGGGCCGACGCTCTCGCGGCGCACCGCGCCGGCCGGATCCGTACGGCGGAAGTGCGCGGCTCGGACTACCTGGGCGCGGGTGCGCTGTCGTTCTTCACGGTCGCTGTGCTGCCCGGGGTGCTGAAGGGCAAGCAGGTCGCCGTACCGGCCGATCTGGACGCGCCGCACAGCTGGACGGCCGTCGACGATGTCGCGCGGACGCTGCTCGCCGTCGCCGACGACGAGAACGCGTGGGGCCGGACGTGGTTGGTGCCGACGGCGCCGCCGGTGTCGATCCGGGACCTGGCAGCACACGCGGCCCGGCTGGCGGGCCTGCCAGCAGCGCGCGTGACGGAGATGCCGGGCGCGGTGCTGTGGCTCGGTGGGTTGTTCAACCCGCAGGCCAAGGAGATCCGGGAACTGCAGTACCAGTTCCGGGCGCCGTTCGTCCTCGACTCGACCCAGGCCGAAGAAGCTTTCGGTATCCGGCCCGTGCCGACCGAGGACGCCCTCCGCGCGACCGTCGAGGCGGCCCGCGGCGGGAGCTAG
- the galT gene encoding galactose-1-phosphate uridylyltransferase encodes MTTRGARRTDTKLSDGRDLIYYDPADAPVRVPLADTRGLAAPKPQVDLRTDPLTGDMITFATHRNTRTYLPPADQCPLDASTPDNPTEIPDHDYNVAVFANRFPSFAGPGRTEVVCFTSDHTQSFTDLSQGQARLVVEAWADRVAELSARPDVEYVFPFENRGREIGVTLSHPHGQIYAYPFLPPRIRTLMARAREHFEATGGNLFADILAAERKDGTRVVAENETWTAFVPEAARWPVEVHLYPHRQVADISELTDTERDDFVQLYLDVLRRFDGLYDDRLPYIAAWHAAPVRVDRELGYLHLELLSIRRAADKVKYLAGSESGMGAFISDTRPEDVAETLRKVGS; translated from the coding sequence ATGACGACGCGTGGCGCGCGACGGACAGACACCAAGCTGTCCGACGGCCGGGACCTCATCTACTACGACCCGGCGGACGCTCCCGTGCGGGTGCCGCTGGCCGACACCCGCGGCCTGGCCGCCCCGAAACCGCAGGTCGACCTGCGCACCGATCCGCTCACCGGCGACATGATCACCTTCGCCACCCACCGCAACACCCGGACCTACCTGCCGCCGGCCGACCAGTGCCCGCTGGACGCCAGTACGCCGGACAACCCGACCGAGATCCCCGACCACGACTACAACGTGGCCGTCTTCGCGAACCGGTTCCCCTCGTTCGCCGGCCCCGGCCGGACCGAGGTCGTCTGCTTCACCAGCGACCACACCCAGTCGTTCACCGACCTGTCCCAGGGCCAGGCCCGGCTGGTCGTCGAGGCGTGGGCCGACCGGGTCGCCGAGCTGAGCGCCCGGCCGGACGTCGAGTACGTGTTCCCGTTCGAGAACCGCGGCCGCGAGATCGGCGTCACCCTGAGCCACCCGCACGGCCAGATCTACGCCTACCCGTTCCTCCCGCCGCGGATCCGCACGCTGATGGCCCGCGCCCGCGAGCACTTCGAGGCGACCGGCGGCAACCTGTTCGCCGACATCCTGGCCGCCGAGCGCAAGGACGGCACCCGCGTCGTCGCCGAGAACGAGACGTGGACGGCGTTCGTGCCGGAGGCCGCGCGCTGGCCGGTCGAGGTCCACCTGTACCCGCACCGCCAGGTCGCCGACATCAGCGAGCTGACCGACACCGAGCGCGACGACTTCGTCCAGCTGTACCTCGACGTACTGCGCCGCTTCGACGGCCTGTACGACGACCGCCTGCCCTACATCGCCGCCTGGCACGCGGCGCCGGTCCGCGTCGACCGCGAGCTCGGCTACCTGCACCTCGAGCTGCTGTCGATCCGCCGGGCCGCGGACAAGGTGAAGTACCTGGCCGGCTCCGAGTCGGGCATGGGTGCCTTCATCTCCGACACCCGCCCCGAGGACGTCGCCGAGACGCTTCGTAAGGTCGGCTCGTGA
- a CDS encoding GNAT family N-acetyltransferase — MRFPDDVPVLTDGPVTLRAHTTADIGPAYATCQDPEMQRWTTIPVPYLQEHAVAFLTEQIPAGWADGSSYSWAIEYDGRYAGTVDLRDRQGGVGEIGFAVSPWARGNGVMTRAVKLAVRYAFEAARWHRVVWRAYVGNWGSRRVAWKAGFRSMVTMPDEGLQRGVRRDEWVASITRDDEPEPQGNWWAIPVVEGNGVRLRPLEAKDAERVMAACNDERTKLWLAGLPSPYGLDDAHGFIEGRLALAAGGDGVSWAIADPETDELLGNVSAFDLRNRIDPTIAEIGYWGHPDARGRGVMSAAVGLAIKHAFTPLDDGGLGRRRLVLYAAAPNSASAHVAEVNGFTRTGLARAASPRRDGRYEDLICFDLLATEHPDYRKLLENVVD, encoded by the coding sequence ATGCGATTCCCCGACGACGTCCCCGTGCTCACCGACGGCCCCGTCACCCTGCGCGCCCACACCACGGCCGACATCGGCCCGGCGTACGCGACGTGCCAGGACCCGGAGATGCAGCGCTGGACGACCATCCCGGTGCCGTACCTGCAGGAGCACGCGGTCGCCTTCCTGACCGAGCAGATCCCGGCCGGCTGGGCCGACGGCAGCTCGTACTCCTGGGCGATCGAGTACGACGGCCGCTACGCGGGGACCGTCGACCTGCGCGACCGCCAGGGCGGCGTCGGCGAGATCGGGTTCGCGGTGTCGCCGTGGGCCCGCGGCAACGGCGTGATGACGCGCGCGGTGAAGCTCGCGGTCCGGTACGCGTTCGAGGCGGCCCGCTGGCACCGCGTCGTCTGGCGCGCGTACGTCGGCAACTGGGGATCGCGGCGGGTCGCGTGGAAGGCCGGGTTCCGGTCGATGGTGACGATGCCCGACGAGGGCCTGCAGCGCGGCGTACGACGTGACGAGTGGGTCGCGTCGATCACCCGCGACGACGAGCCGGAGCCGCAGGGCAACTGGTGGGCCATCCCGGTGGTCGAGGGCAACGGAGTCCGCCTGCGCCCGCTCGAGGCGAAGGACGCCGAACGGGTGATGGCCGCGTGCAACGACGAGCGAACCAAGCTGTGGCTGGCCGGCCTGCCCTCGCCGTACGGGCTGGACGACGCGCACGGGTTCATCGAGGGCCGGCTCGCCCTGGCGGCCGGCGGCGACGGCGTCTCGTGGGCGATCGCGGACCCGGAGACCGACGAGCTGCTGGGCAACGTCAGCGCCTTCGACCTGCGCAACCGGATCGACCCGACGATCGCCGAGATCGGCTACTGGGGTCACCCGGACGCGCGCGGCCGCGGTGTGATGTCGGCCGCGGTCGGGCTGGCGATCAAGCACGCGTTCACGCCGCTCGACGACGGCGGACTCGGCCGGCGCCGGCTCGTCCTGTACGCCGCCGCGCCGAACTCGGCGTCCGCGCACGTGGCCGAGGTCAACGGTTTCACCCGCACCGGCCTGGCCCGCGCCGCGAGCCCGCGCCGCGACGGCCGGTACGAGGACCTGATCTGCTTCGACCTGCTCGCGACCGAGCACCCTGACTATCGGAAACTGCTGGAAAACGTGGTGGATTGA
- a CDS encoding MFS transporter, with protein sequence MKDLWAVLVRRRDYRLVLSAGLISLTGDWILRTGLAFHVYQLTGSTLASGGLLLASFVPLVVLGSLAGVFVDRWDRRRTMIVVNLLHAIVLLPLLFVRDESGLWVVYAIVLAQSCLQQFFRPAEQSLVPHLVDPQQLVTANALNSQSNDIARLTGAALGGVLATAGGMPLLAAVDAATYLLAMGLLCGVKHRAVAVVRERTSGAVQRLKAEWIDGLRICLSSRAMRIVFVFGLVTGVGEGAMSTLFAPFVSAELGGDSTAYGLIVSAQAVGGIAGGLVAAAVGARFAAARLWGVGAILFGLIDLALFCYPLFYDGLTPAYVLMIAVGLPGAFVVAASMTVVQRLTDDASRGRVFGALFAAEGLAVLVGITASGLLGEVVGIIPVLIFQGLGFTVGGLVVLARSSLLEEKAPALVGAS encoded by the coding sequence ATGAAAGACCTGTGGGCGGTACTGGTCCGGCGCCGCGACTACCGGCTGGTGCTGAGCGCCGGGCTGATCTCACTGACCGGCGACTGGATCCTGCGGACCGGGCTCGCCTTTCACGTCTACCAGCTGACCGGCTCGACCCTGGCCTCGGGCGGACTGCTGCTCGCGTCGTTCGTGCCGCTGGTGGTGCTGGGCTCGCTGGCGGGTGTTTTCGTCGACCGGTGGGACCGGCGGCGAACGATGATCGTGGTCAACCTGCTGCACGCGATCGTGCTGCTGCCGCTGCTCTTCGTCCGCGACGAGAGCGGGCTGTGGGTGGTCTACGCGATCGTGCTCGCGCAGAGTTGCCTGCAGCAGTTCTTCCGGCCGGCCGAGCAGTCGCTGGTGCCGCACCTGGTCGACCCGCAGCAGTTGGTGACGGCGAATGCGTTGAACAGCCAAAGCAACGACATCGCCCGGTTGACCGGCGCCGCGCTCGGTGGAGTGCTGGCGACCGCGGGCGGGATGCCGCTGCTGGCGGCGGTCGACGCGGCGACCTATCTCCTGGCGATGGGCTTGCTGTGCGGCGTGAAGCACCGGGCGGTGGCCGTGGTGCGGGAGCGGACCTCCGGCGCGGTGCAGCGGTTGAAGGCGGAGTGGATCGACGGGCTGCGGATCTGCCTGAGCAGCAGGGCGATGCGGATCGTGTTCGTCTTCGGGCTGGTGACCGGCGTCGGCGAGGGCGCGATGAGCACGCTGTTCGCGCCGTTCGTGAGCGCGGAGCTGGGCGGCGACAGTACGGCGTACGGGTTGATCGTGTCGGCCCAGGCGGTCGGCGGGATCGCCGGCGGGCTGGTCGCGGCGGCGGTCGGCGCGCGGTTCGCGGCGGCGAGGCTGTGGGGTGTGGGGGCGATCCTGTTCGGGCTGATCGACCTGGCCCTGTTCTGTTACCCCTTGTTCTACGACGGTTTGACTCCGGCGTACGTGCTGATGATCGCGGTGGGACTGCCCGGCGCGTTCGTCGTCGCCGCCTCGATGACCGTGGTGCAGCGACTCACCGACGACGCCTCACGAGGTCGCGTCTTCGGCGCGCTGTTCGCCGCCGAAGGGCTCGCCGTACTGGTCGGGATCACCGCGTCCGGGCTGCTCGGCGAGGTCGTCGGCATCATCCCGGTCCTGATCTTCCAGGGCCTCGGCTTCACCGTCGGAGGGCTGGTGGTCCTCGCCCGGAGCAGTCTGCTCGAGGAGAAGGCACCAGCCCTCGTCGGCGCTAGCTGA
- a CDS encoding GNAT family N-acetyltransferase, with protein MRDREELVRRWQAGWSVSRGWTKVEDDNDGILTVRAGEDNRAMEYVVLDADDKPERVERAAELAMAAGGGRGAGWITLATDDREARVDQFEELGLEVQREQDWLMTIQLSEQPALQLNDRYALHTELESDLIVCRATVHGGVVSSGRMAVVGEDAVADRIETDPQHRRRGLGSAVMASLVETAAAHGAKRGILIASIDGLRLYRSLGWKVVADIVIARC; from the coding sequence GTGAGAGATCGTGAGGAGCTCGTCCGCCGCTGGCAGGCGGGGTGGTCGGTGTCGAGGGGCTGGACCAAGGTCGAGGACGACAACGACGGGATCCTGACCGTGCGCGCGGGCGAGGACAACCGTGCCATGGAGTACGTCGTGCTCGACGCGGACGACAAACCGGAACGGGTCGAGCGTGCGGCCGAGCTGGCGATGGCTGCCGGTGGTGGCCGGGGCGCCGGCTGGATCACGCTGGCCACCGACGACCGTGAGGCCCGGGTCGACCAGTTCGAGGAGCTCGGGCTGGAGGTGCAGCGCGAGCAGGACTGGTTGATGACCATCCAGCTGTCCGAGCAGCCGGCGCTGCAGCTGAACGACCGGTACGCCCTGCACACCGAGCTGGAGTCCGACCTGATCGTCTGCCGGGCCACCGTGCACGGCGGCGTGGTGTCGAGCGGCCGGATGGCGGTGGTCGGCGAGGACGCCGTGGCGGACCGGATCGAGACCGATCCGCAGCACCGGCGGCGCGGCCTCGGCAGCGCCGTGATGGCGTCGCTGGTCGAGACCGCCGCGGCGCACGGCGCCAAGCGCGGCATCCTGATCGCGTCGATCGACGGCCTGCGGCTCTACCGGAGCCTGGGCTGGAAGGTCGTCGCGGACATCGTCATCGCACGCTGCTGA